Below is a genomic region from Hypomesus transpacificus isolate Combined female chromosome 1, fHypTra1, whole genome shotgun sequence.
GAAAGTGTGACTATGTGCTTTTTCCATGCTAAGCTTAGGTATTCAGCCACATCCTTCCGCTCTCTACCCTTGCTCTATTGTTTCAGCAAGGCCATAACAATGCAGGGTGTTAGCCAGAACAAGAGGGGCTTGGGGATGAAACCAGGGCACTGGGAGGTTAGGCCATTACAGGGATGAATCCCAGTGAGTTGGAGGAGGGTGGTTGGTTTCCAGTGAGAGGGGTTTAGAACAAAAAGACAGTTTACTCTGCAGTTTTAACCTTTTGTGATGatggaggacacacagagagatacagctGAAACTGGATGGGAGGGGCAGGCAAAGGGATTTGTGGAGATTTATAGAGATTAATCTCCACagtaaaaaaaggaaaagcagacacacaccaacaaacattcatacacaaaatacacacatacaggtatTTACCCACTTTATCACACAGATAGGCTGCTATGAATTCCCCACAATAAAAACCTACTCTTAATTGTGCTATTAAGCAAGGCACTTGATGCCGAAACTGTTTAGGGGTGAACATCTCTATTTGTCTTGGAGTCCTGGAGACATACTAAAAACATATCAGAAGAACAATTATGCTATTGGATGAACATGAACAATAATAAACGTTGTTTAATATTTATTATGTATTTTTTGGTTGTATTTCATATTCttcttgttttgtgtgtgtgcccgtgttgGTTTCCATGCGGAAAGGGTTACATTCACTGCCATTTCCTGTTCCATTTTCGAACCCGGAAGTGCAGCCCTTGTTGACGTTCCATGCAGTAGTATCCTGAAGCAGCACTAGAAGCTAGTGACGGATAAGCAAGCCAAGTTGTTTGAGGTGTAAATGAGATGACAGTAGGAATTCAACTAAATGTCTGGTCTCACTGTTTCACGCCAGCTTTTAGTAGTTGtagttaacagtagcctacagctgACGACGAAAGCTTTTTAAGCAGGACGCGAACCATGGATGATCTCAATGTGTAAATGTCAGCATTAACGTATTCGACATTTAATTGTAAGCAGTGACCACAGCTCAGCTATATTTCTATTTGGAATCACACATTTTAACAAAGGTAAGTGGTTTGCTGTCTCCTTCATGTGTTCACCAGAGGGCATTGTTGTGACAAGTAAAATTATAAGGAGCAGGCTACAATACCTTACTGTTCCATTAACAAGACGCAAAACGTAAACTTTGTGGCTAGAATACTTCATTTTCCTTTTGAATTCCCCTCAGATGTCAGTGGAGCTAGATGTGTTTGTGGGTAACACCACCATAATGGATGAGGAAGTCTATCAGCTTTGGCTTGATGGATACACAGGTCTGGATGGCATCCACCAATTTAGTGATAATAAAAATCATTGTGGTACATGAAAGACAGACACATTGTTAGCTTGAAACACCATACCTGTCTAACAAGCAATTTTGAATTTGACCCGTTTCCACTTTTGTCCCTAATCAGTGAACGATGCAGTAAAGGTGcgaatggagggaggggtatTGGAAGAGTGTGAGGCAAGTGCTGAAGTTCTGCTCAGCGACACCATGGACCAGTACAGAACCTTCCAGATGTGTGAACGTCTTCTCTACAGTCCCTCTAAACTGGGCAATCAGCTGCTGTTCCAGATCCCACCCCATCGCCAGGCCATGCTCATAGAGAGGTGTGCTCCAGCTGCAGTCTGATATCCTTCCACCCTTTATCTCTGTGTCTGCTGTAGACTACTCTTCCTGTTACGGGGTCCATGTGCAGTCTCTTGACTTTTGAAGTTACTGCAGTATATATGCACTGTTATGTCTCACAATACTGTCAAGATTCAAGGATTAACTTTACAGTTTTCCAGCAACCATTTCTGCTTTCAAGCAAAAGTTATGAATCATCTTGGATATTTGATATTGGTGCCGTTCCTAACCCATCATAATCACATAATGCTTGAAGTCACGATCTATGTTTCTTCACCTCTTTGTCACTATGCAGATACTACACGtttgatggtgtgtttgtgagggaggTCCTGGGTAAGAAACTCTCCAAAGGAACCAAGAAAGACCTGGATGATGTGAGTGCTAAGACGGGAATCACACTGAAAAGCTGCAGACGACAGGTGAGTTCAAATATATACTTGAGCAGCATAAATCTATCAATGTTATATAAATAGagaatgacaatgcacaaaacaTGTCAAACATTTTGTATTTCTTCTATCCTAGTTTGACAACTTCAAACGTGTTTTCAAAGTTGTGGAAGAGCTCAAGGGACCCCTGGTGGAGAACATTCGCCAGCATTTCCTTCTCTCAGATAAACTGGGCAGGTAAAAGATCTGTGCAACGCACCCAGGaaagacacacttacacatcACGTGttacataaaaatacaaataaatgttttggGACATGTTAATCCTATCTTGTATACGTATTTAATTTAATGTGTACCATTTGTCAATGTTattcctgtcttctctcttcttAGGGATTATGCCGCCATTGTCTTCTTCGCCAACAATCGCTTTGAGACGGGGAAGAGGAAACTGCAGTATTTGACATTCCAGGACTTTGCCTTCTGTGCCGGGCAGCTCATCAACAACTGGACGGTGGGAGCTGTAGGTGAGCAACACGCTCCTGGTCGCACCTCTTATGTGCTGCAGGCCTGGATGAAGTCTTAGCCATGGACTGATTAGCCGGGATCAATTGATGATTCAGAACGATGATTTAGGAGACTCCCGATTAAAACATCACAGCACCATAATGCCACTTACCAGTTCACATGATGTTTATTTTCTCAGATAACATGGTGGAAGACATGGATGTAGATCTGGATAAGGAATTCTTACAAGAGCTGAAGGAACTGAAGATTCTAATCACTGACAAGGATCTACTGGACCAACACAAGAGGTGTGAGAGTCAGAGATCTGTTAAGGAACAATCCATCACATGCGTTCTCATATGATGATTGTGTGTGATGCTCCAAATATGCATTGATATGGTTTGGTTACCAACATCCTCTTTCTCTTGATTCCCTTCCTGGCTGTTCTCAGCCTGGTGTGCACGGCTCTCCGGGGGAAGACTAAAGCTTTTAACGAGATGGAAGCCAACTTCAAGGTGAAAGAAAACTACCAGATGATTTTATAAGCCTGGACAGTCCTCACTAGACCACCTCGTTTTATGCCCCCATAGGGATGATGTACAGCTGACCAGCTGTAAATCTGACTACTTCAAGGAAGTGTTAGGattatgttgtttttttataGATGGTTTGTGTTTCCCCACTATAGTGAAAATGTCTCTTCCTCATAGAATCTCTCCAGAGGCCTTGTCAACATCGCGGCCAAGTTAACCAACACAAAAGATGTCCGAGATTTCTTCATTGATCTTGTCGAAAAGGTGCCTGATGAATGAATCTATAACGTATATAAATATCCGTCTATATATCATTGTTATTACATTTAGGAAAGGCTcatcatctctttctttctcactctcagtTCATTGAGCCTTGTCGGTCAGACAAATGGACATCAGCAGATACCAGGCTTTACCTCACTCACTACACCAACTCTGCCCACATACTGGACACATTCAAGTAAGTATTTGTCAGCCTCTGCAGAGAACATAGGCTGCAGCTTTCCAGCGAGAGAGCGCAGATACATCTTTCACTCCAAGCATTTCACATCAAACACCCCTATTTGGCCAGTGGGTGTCACTATACCTCACTCTTATTTCTGAAACTATAGTTACCTTGTTTCTCTCACAGCCACTCAGGAATGTAGTTAAGGGTTTACACAAGCCAGCACTGCGACACACTCAACAAGGACATATTCATCCAACCACCATATTAAAACATAGACCCCTTATTACCCTGAGTGGATAAAGATTGCTTGTTATTATGAAGCTGTTTGCACATGGCCCACAATTCATTACAACAGTAATTACACAGCCCACAATactccctcactctttctccgttgctcctctgttctgtttgtctctcGTTCTTTTGTTCTCCCAGACACCAGAGTGTGTGGGACAGATACATGGGAGTCATCAAGAGTTGCATCCTCAAGATGTACCACGACTGACCCGTGTCCGCTCCTCCACCTGGCACGTTCTCTTCTTCCTACGGTCTTTGTTTAAATCGTTGTTCCAAGTGTTTTATTACTATTCCTACTATTATCTCTTACCCTCACAATACTTGCTGTGTCTTGTATAACACCATGAATTGTAAATAAAGCCAAATCATTTCCTATTGGTGGCCTCATTATCTAATTATAATGACTAACCAAGGGATAATATACAAGGACATGGTGTAGCTAAGGTTTGGTAAAAGTTTTATAAAAGCCATAGTGACAAATGTTTGGGCATGGTTTGATTGTGCTTCAGACTTTGAGTCATTGTCATACATGTGTTCTACAACACTGAACCATATGGGTAAACAGCATATTGTATTTATGAGCAAATTAAAGTGAATTATGAATTGAGACTTGAAGCAGAGTGTTAtttgtggtgtgtctgtgtgtggccaTGGGGGTTAGTGGGGGCAGTAAAGGGAGGGGGCACACAATTTGTCAAGCTCTTGGGGGTTGAGGAGTGATTGAGTGTGATTTCATACCATAAAAGCCCCCCTGCAATGACAGCTGTCATTAGTGTCATCCcacaaatacagacacataTTACAATGATAAACATCAGTGTTCATTTGCTCATATTGGAGTTGTATTTGCCTGAGAAGCTATACTTACAATAAGGAAAACCTTGATGCAAAGTAGACGTAAAAAGGGGTCTATGGTGTCTATAGTGCAgccttaatgtaaatgtaaaatggagTTAGTCAGCAGGTATTGGCCTGGTAATGGCAAAATCAATTCCATGAAGTATGATAAAGGTTGCACCAGGCTCCTTACTTCTACGTCTAAACAGGTCTGTTCGTGTGTCACCCATAGACTGGCTCCAGTTTAAATATTTAAGTTAAATAAGCTAACTACTTCTCCAAGAGGACGCGTGTCTGTTCTCCCCTCTTGCTCCAATTTTTGTCCACATTCCACCAACTTCTCCTCCAAGCTATAAATATCCGGCCATGTCAGATTGGACGACAGCGAGGGAGAGTTAGTGGctgtggaaaagagagagggaaagatgagGGAGGTAAGGATAGATAGATGGGGGGTAAATGGGTAAAGGGGGAGAGAGTTCGAAGCTGTGGGGGGTGATTTTAAATGAAACCAGGTGTGTTGTGTGACCAGTGAGAGGGGGTAAAAAGAGGGTAGGAGGGGGTGTCTGGGGAATGTGTGTGAATCTATGCAAGTTGTTGTTCCGCCTGCGATTTGGACGGATCTGGAATTTGGGCCGCAGACCAGGAATTTGCATCCTGGGGGGCTAGTGTGGGGGGTTGGTGGGCGGGTAGAGGATGGCAGTGCAGGGGGccagagggggggtgggggtaggagtgggctgtccctctctcctctttctccctctttcgctctctgtATCCCTCCCCTGTAGGCATTCAGCTGCTCCAGCTGTTGAtctcccactcactcactctctcagggCCATAGAGGcaggagcagacaggacagttCTCCACACAGTCGACTCTCAAGGGACcaccacaggacaggagaggacttGCGGGAGGGACAGACAACTGGACACTGAGGTAAAAAGAGCATGGAAACTGGTCTACACTGGTTTCAGAGTAActttgtctatgtgtgtgtgtgtgagagaaagggaaggacaGAATGAaagtaaagagagagacggaaactAAAggtttgtgtgtaaaagagtTTGTGgagtttgtgagtgagtgactgtATTACCGTATGTCACAAAGAAGATGTGAATAGAGAAGCACCTCTAACCCACATTTTGCAACTAGTGGGGCCGTACACATCACAGTTACACCATTGCTGTGCTCCCGAACTTCACGACTACTGTTGGACACACTTGTAACAAAGTGAAAGCAGAAGTttccagtgtgtgtttgagaacccAAGTGTATgatgtgctgtttgtgtgtgtaagagtgtgtgattTGTAACCGTGTTGTAAGAGAGAACGTGTGATGCGTGCTGTACGCCTGTGCCATTGCCATGTGTACTCAGTAGTGAGTGagttggaggaagagagaatgacTAATAGAGAGGAGGTGTATTTGTCAAACCAGCTGCGTTCAAAAATGTGTGTGGAGCTCTGACAATTCTTTCTGTTTAATGTCACGGTCTCACGAGTGTACTCATTCTTCCCGCTACTTACATTTATGAATTAACTTGCCAGACTCAGAGTCAGTTTGGGTTAAAGTGAAATGCTGGATAGGGTTGCCTTTCCTGTAAGAGGTAACAGACAGCTGTGAATTACCATATGGCCACACAAAGAGAAACACCACTCATTAAACAAGGGAGACAGGTGTCACTTGAGGCCACTAACActtgtgtatacacacacacacccacacacatgcacgtacgtACGCACGTACGCACGTACGCACACTGACTGTGCATTGCATCACAGAAGAGAAGGACACTACTCGGCTGTTCTCCGACAGACCCCTCCTGTGCCTAGCAAGGCTCCATTTTATcactgtgtttatgtatgcCTAATTGCTAACATTTGACAGCTTCTCGTGTCAGACTGTCAGGCTTGGCAGACTGCGGGAGTCCAGGTGGAGCCTCCTGGGTAGGGAGCAGTGAGGCCAGGCGAGGAGAGTCACACCTCAGGGGGCTGACCTCTCCCTCTGACCCTCAGTCCTTCATTTCAAGACCAtagaccccctccccaccccacacctcccccctccctcatcccaccCTCTACCACTTTGTCTGGCTGCTACTGACCAGATCCTGACCTCAACCATGGGAGAGCAGGCCAGCTCCAGAGGGAACTGTTCTGTTTTATTATGGTCTATGGTGGACACTTTACCACCAGTTACTGTCCTGCACTGTATATGGAACCTTTCACCCCAGCAGTTAAATAATTCTAGTTGAGAGAGGTTGTGgcctctctgtggcaggttcAGTGGACCAGAAGGAGCAGAGCCCAGCTTGAGAGCCCTGGGCCACCATGTTAGGGAGCAGTTCCACGCACCGCAGAGCAGAACGGAACAAAGATGGCTATGTATACAT
It encodes:
- the fibpa gene encoding fibroblast growth factor (acidic) intracellular binding protein a isoform X2, translating into MEGGVLEECEASAEVLLSDTMDQYRTFQMCERLLYSPSKLGNQLLFQIPPHRQAMLIERYYTFDGVFVREVLGKKLSKGTKKDLDDVSAKTGITLKSCRRQFDNFKRVFKVVEELKGPLVENIRQHFLLSDKLGRDYAAIVFFANNRFETGKRKLQYLTFQDFAFCAGQLINNWTVGAVDNMVEDMDVDLDKEFLQELKELKILITDKDLLDQHKSLVCTALRGKTKAFNEMEANFKNLSRGLVNIAAKLTNTKDVRDFFIDLVEKFIEPCRSDKWTSADTRLYLTHYTNSAHILDTFKHQSVWDRYMGVIKSCILKMYHD
- the fibpa gene encoding fibroblast growth factor (acidic) intracellular binding protein a isoform X1 — translated: MSVELDVFVGNTTIMDEEVYQLWLDGYTVNDAVKVRMEGGVLEECEASAEVLLSDTMDQYRTFQMCERLLYSPSKLGNQLLFQIPPHRQAMLIERYYTFDGVFVREVLGKKLSKGTKKDLDDVSAKTGITLKSCRRQFDNFKRVFKVVEELKGPLVENIRQHFLLSDKLGRDYAAIVFFANNRFETGKRKLQYLTFQDFAFCAGQLINNWTVGAVDNMVEDMDVDLDKEFLQELKELKILITDKDLLDQHKSLVCTALRGKTKAFNEMEANFKNLSRGLVNIAAKLTNTKDVRDFFIDLVEKFIEPCRSDKWTSADTRLYLTHYTNSAHILDTFKHQSVWDRYMGVIKSCILKMYHD